The Pandoraea vervacti DNA window CTGCCGACCTGAGATTCCGACGTGGCGAATTCGCGTCCCTCAGTGGCCCATCGAAGGCGCAGCGCCCTTCTTCGGCTTGGTCACCCAAACCAGCACCGCCAGGGCGAGAAACACGTAGCCCGACAGATGAAAGATGTCGTTCGTCGCCAGCATGAAGGCCTGTCGCGTCACCACCTCGTTGAGCATGCCGATGTCGGCGCCGTTCGCGAGCCCCAGCCCCTGACGCAATTGTTCGAGGTAGCTGGTGGTGGCGTCGGAATACGGTGTGACGTGCTCCGCGAGCCGCGCGTGATGGTAGATGGCGCGGTCTTCCCACATCGTCGTGCTCACTGCCGTGCCAATGGCTCCCGAGAGGGTGCGAAAGAAGTTCGACAAGCCCGAGGCGGCGGCCAGCCGCTCGTCCGAAATGCTCGATAGCGTAATGGTCGTGACCGGCACGAAGAAACAGGCGATGCCGATGCCCTGCACGAGCCGCGGCTCGATGACCTTGGCGAACGACAGATTCAGGGCGAAATACGAATTCCAGAACGACACGCCGGCGAAGACAAGGAACGCAAACGACGCCACGGCCCGCAAATTCAGGCGGTTCATGTTCTGCCCGATGATCGGCGAGAGCACGAGCGCCAGCAGACCGACCGGCGCGGTGGCGAGTCCCGCCTTGCCCGCCGTGTAATCCATCACGGTCTGAAGCCACAGCGGGAAGATGACCACCGAGGCGAAGAACGTCATGAAGCCGAACGAGATTACCACTACGCCGAGCGCGAAATTACGGTCCTTGAAAAGCGAGAGGTCGATGACGGGTCTGTCCGACGTGAGCTCCCAGAGGATCAGGAACGACAGACACACCGCAGCCGTGATCGCGAGCGTTACGATCAGGCCGTTGTTGAACCAGTCTCGGTCCTTGCCGAGGTCGAGCATCATCTGCAGCGAACCGACGCCTACGGCCAGTAGCGCCAGCCCGATCACGTCGATGGGCAGCTTCTGCGTCTTCGTTTCATGTCCGCGCAGGAGAATGAGGCATGACACGGCGGAGAACACGCCGACCGGCACATTGATGTAAAAGATCCACGGCCAGGTGTAGTTGTCGGTGATCCACCCGCCGATCACGGGACCGAAAATGGGCGCGACGATAACGGTCATCGCCCACAATCCGAGCGCCAATCCGCGCTTCTTCTCGGGAAAGCTGCGTAACAGAATGGTCTGCGAGAGCGGCACCATCGGTCCGGATACGAGCCCTTGCAGCAAGCGGAAGATGACGAGCGATTCCATGTTGGGCGCCAGTCCGCAGAGCATGGAGGCAATCGTGAAGGCCGTGACCGACATGACGAAAAGCTTCGCTTCGCCTACGCGCCGCGCGAGCCATCCGGTGAGCGGAACGGCAATGGCGGCGGCGACGGCGTACGAGCTGATGACCCACGTCCCCTGACTGTTCGACACCCCCAGACTGCCGGCGATGGTCGGTACGGCGACGTTCGCGATGGATGTGTCGAGCACCTCCATGAACGTGCCCAATGCCAGTCCGATGGTGAGAATGGCCAGTCGCCCGCCGGTGAGCGGTGCGCCTTGTGTGCCTTGCGGCGCGGCGTCGGCGGGTGCGGTGGCGGCGTTTGCCATGTGATGCCTCTCCCTGAAATCATGATCGCCTCGCAAGGGCCCCATGGGGCGGACGTGGTCCGGCGTCGTGGGGACGAACGCGGTCGAACGGGGTTAAACGAGGTTAAACGAGGTTAAACGAGGTCAAACGATGTTGAACGGGGGCGAAGGTAATCGAAAAGCGGTCGAGACCTCCCCGGATGGTGCCGCACATCGTGGGCGCTGTGCGACGCGGGTTTGGAATCGACTCTCTAAATCGTCAGCTTACGCCTGCCGATGTCTTGCAACCTGGCTCATTTTTCGTGA harbors:
- a CDS encoding DHA2 family efflux MFS transporter permease subunit, with protein sequence MANAATAPADAAPQGTQGAPLTGGRLAILTIGLALGTFMEVLDTSIANVAVPTIAGSLGVSNSQGTWVISSYAVAAAIAVPLTGWLARRVGEAKLFVMSVTAFTIASMLCGLAPNMESLVIFRLLQGLVSGPMVPLSQTILLRSFPEKKRGLALGLWAMTVIVAPIFGPVIGGWITDNYTWPWIFYINVPVGVFSAVSCLILLRGHETKTQKLPIDVIGLALLAVGVGSLQMMLDLGKDRDWFNNGLIVTLAITAAVCLSFLILWELTSDRPVIDLSLFKDRNFALGVVVISFGFMTFFASVVIFPLWLQTVMDYTAGKAGLATAPVGLLALVLSPIIGQNMNRLNLRAVASFAFLVFAGVSFWNSYFALNLSFAKVIEPRLVQGIGIACFFVPVTTITLSSISDERLAAASGLSNFFRTLSGAIGTAVSTTMWEDRAIYHHARLAEHVTPYSDATTSYLEQLRQGLGLANGADIGMLNEVVTRQAFMLATNDIFHLSGYVFLALAVLVWVTKPKKGAAPSMGH